The following are from one region of the Magallana gigas chromosome 6, xbMagGiga1.1, whole genome shotgun sequence genome:
- the LOC105342042 gene encoding ubiquitin-associated protein 2 isoform X3 encodes MTTILSTSRASNRQIKDKNVKPAKDTTQSRSEGPPEKAKATPEQLRLAQLTSVNSKEDAEFEKKVVQVMEITGRDKNVCEIALQDCKNDTDRAVNMLLENDFEEGMGEWRETTKKKKRQTPSNSTNSKSDSNNHIEEESPKPEQTIDTEKPDRRERPESSNRRNKRPDTRPPRLANKGRGGRDKPEYFRSEKMNGDTENDSNFGTFGNNKERDGDGSRGRGRGRGRGRGRGAGGGSSGRGRSYNRPQRFDGGPQIDTWTNETAENAEKGNMAGSWGDMEDWSEDQWTGSLTESKVFTSSTKNTQKAENSNSLNDSSNGIGQRLDLGTLLQKPSSDTESAFISQFNQQATESIKNSIGIGSGNRAQYSSQETSRSTFSSSPLTSTALTNHLQSSALSSQLPCSLSSDITSTAAVDALVSTFTQQGQNIAANANLDQISGSNLLPVVSQNSSSDGSSAGNLQSVLQQRPKPQRSKLPPPSKIPASAVEMPGHQKQMGSLDVQFGNWESSAETSLFSFGSDSSVSKSMPSTLASSTNTSMNNHISQQNESVMTSRITTPPNSSSTMAGQESPRSSMFHNSPYTTPTKKDSSALAQNKRSPHETMPFPQSQTDRKSSSMIGSQRSGSSQSSMQTSKADSSLSFSQSAPGGYQGSYQSQSVLSNSTGLSNSSGLRGDVSSLSRDPSVLSSMDATGLSVSSLSNSSGLTNSTGMSTASGLVNSSGLSNSRDPSSLTGAPGLSNSSGLSNTGNLQSSGLSNSTGLSNSSGMGSTAFNTTQQNYQSQYQSGSSQYQASQNQYQSGQGYNSSSSQYQNQYHQNYGQSGSSFPNQNSYGSGSSYNSQSSQNSLYQSSVPTTYSNQNSASQNAQNSLYHQSSPSSYQQNSQSYHRDSQAPGAYSANVSQSNSSSYQRDSSQSGLSTTVSQSQTGYSSQTYGSSQHQNSLPSNLQSSPLNPNKLGDSLSKMSVKDSSMDTRQSPQYDSSSTTTSTLTGTTSTSSLSTGTNTPSTTTSTSLPSAAGNSVSKTNSNTSNSSSSAQTSKAPPNLPPGVLLGNPQYIVGQGTLPYFPNLQALQQPLYGYEDLQLLQQRLPLPGYNYDLSGFGVPTTLGGRDQQSLGNVPYSGTDNKLTRVDAQSPIPTTQNSSQSTHQQQQQQQQQHFINLPYGYYYPSVLPNAAPGFQFPGTPMFPVPPATNTAHAGTSASAQYQKYGSHYGSKQGYEDLTQATDFSKSSYLNQSQNKVSSVSGGTVTAADLPGTGYGKSHTQAFDKQGFAAGTPPPFSLPLAAGTQAGPMGAPTNPYGTPGPFIPVMPHSQIHHPTLHQDSSPGTSRGSQAQNTSQSKANAAKTYNVGSYWGSS; translated from the exons ATGACTACCATACTGAGCACGAGTCGTGCCAGCAACCGGcaaattaaagacaaaaatgTCAAACCTGCCAAAGACACAACACAGTCCAGATCAGAGGGACCACCTGAAAAGGCCAAG GCCACTCCAGAACAACTTCGCCTAGCACAGCTTACATCTGTTAACTCGAAAGAGGATgctgaatttgaaaagaaagtcgTCCAG GTTATGGAAATAACTGGACGTGACAAAAATGTATGCGAAATTGCTTTACAAGACTGCAAAAATGACACAGATAGAGCTGTTAATATGCTTCTAGAAAATGACTTTGAAGAG GGAATGGGTGAATGGAGGGAGACCacaaagaagaagaaaagacAAACACCCTCCAATTCCACTAATTCCAAATCAGATTCCAATAATCACATAGAGGAGGAATCTCCCAAACCAGAACAGACCATAGACACAGAAAAGCCTGATAGGCGAGAACGACCAGAGAGCAGCAACCGACGAAACAAAAGACCGGATACACGCCCTCCACGTCTGGCCAATAAGGGAAGGGGAGGCAGAGATAAGCCAGAATACTTTCGCAGTGAAAAGATGAATGGCGATACAGAAAA TGACAGTAACTTTGGAACATTTGGCAACAACAAAGAGCGTGATGGAGATGGAAGTCGGGGGCGAGGCAGGGGGCGTGGCCGAGGGAGAGGTCGTGGTGCTGGAGGAGGAAGCAGTGGACGAGGAAG AAGTTATAACAGACCACAGCGGTTTGACGGTGGTCCTCAAATTGACACATGGACCAATGAAACAGCTGAAAATGCAGAAAAAGGAAACATGGCTG GAAGCTGGGGAGACATGGAAGACTGGAGTGAAGATCAGTGGACTGGAAGT CTCACAGAATCCAAAGTGTTCACATCTTCAACCAAAAACACCCAGAAAGCTGAAAATTCCAACAGCCTGAATGATTCCTCGAATGGAATTGGTCAGAG gtTAGATCTTGGGACTTTACTACAAAAGCCCAGCAGTGACACAGAATCAGCCTTCATCTCTCAGTTTAACCAGCAAGCTACAGAGTCCATTAAAAACTCTATTGgc ATTGGTTCTGGGAACCGAGCACAGTATTCTAGTCAGGAGACCAGTCGATCTACCTTCAGTAGCAGCCCACTGACAAGCACTGCTTTGACCAATCACCTGCAGTCGTCAGCTTTGTCCTCTCAGCTCCCCTGCTCCCTGTCCAGTGACATCACATCCACAGCTGCAGTAGATGCCTTGGTGTCGACATTTACCCAGCAGGGTCAGAACATTGCAGCGAATGCCAATCTGGACCAAATCAGTGGCAGTAACTTATTGCCTGTTGTGTCGCAAAACTCCAGTTCAGACGGCTCTTCAGCAGGAAATCTACAGTCTGTTCTGCAACAGAGGCCAAAGCCACAGAGGTCAAAGTTACCTCCTCCCTCAAAG ATTCCTGCTTCTGCTGTGGAAATGCCAGGACACCAGAAACAGATGGGAAGCCTTGATGTACAGTTTGGGAACTGGGAGTCTTCAGCTGAAACCTCACTGTTTAGTTTTGGGTCTGACTCTTCTGTATCAAAGAGTATGCCGAGTACACTTGCTAGCAg tacAAACACTTCAATGAACAATCATATTTCTCAACAAAATGAATCTGTGATGACCTCAAGGATTACTACTCCTCCCAACAGTAGCTCCACCATGGCCGGTCAAGAATCTCCGCGAAGCAGCATGTTCCATAACTCACCATACACAACTCCTACCAAGAAAGACTCCTCAGCTCTTGCTCAAAACAAG AGGAGTCCTCATGAGACAATGCCATTCCCGCAATCTCAGACTGACAGAAAATCCAGCTCCATGATTGGATCACAGAGATCAGGATCAAGTCAGA GTTCCATGCAGACAAGCAAAGCTGATTCAAGTCTGAGCTTTTCCCAGAGTGCTCCTGGGGGTTACCAAGGGTCATATCAGTCTCAATCTGTACTCAGCAATTCCACTGGACTCAGCAACTCGTCAGGACTCCGAGGAGATGTGTCCAGTCTCAGTCGAGATCCTTCGGTCCTGTCGTCCATGGATGCCACAGGATTGTCAGTGTCAAGTCTTTCAAACTCAAGTGGATTGACAAACTCCACAGGAATGTCCACAGCATCGGGATTAGTGAATTCCTCAGGGTTGTCAAATTCTAGAGATCCATCTTCTTTAACAGGTGCTCCAGGCCTGAGTAATTCATCTGGATTATCAAATACAGGAAATCTCCAAAGTTCAGGACTTTCCAATTCCACTGGTCTGTCAAACAGTAGTGGAATGGGCAGCACTGCCTTTAATACAACTCAGCAGAACTATCAGAGCCAGTATCAATCTGGATCTAGCCAATACCAAGCTAGTCAGAATCAGTATCAGTCTGGTCAGGGCTATAACTCAAGTTCTTCTCAGTATCAAAATCAGTACCATCAGAACTATGGACAGTCTGGGTCTTCGTTCCCCAATCAAAATTCATACGGCAGTGGAAGTAGCTACAACTCGCAATCCTCGCAGAATTCTTTGTATCAGTCGTCTGTGCCGACTACATACTCGAACCAGAATTCCGCCTCTCAAAACGCCCAGAATTCCCTGTACCATCAGTCATCGCCATCATCTTACCAACAGAACAGTCAGTCTTATCACAGAGACTCGCAAGCCCCCGGTGCATATTCGGCAAATGTGAGTCAGTCCAACTCGAGTTCATACCAAAGAGACAGTAGTCAGTCTGGGCTGTCCACCACGGTGTCTCAGAGTCAGACTGGATACTCCTCTCAAACCTATGGGTCTTCACAGCATCAAAACAGCTTGCCATCCAACCTACAAAGTTCACCATTAAATCCCAACAAACTAGGAGATTCTCTGTCCAAGATGTCGGTAAAAGACTCATCGATGGACACCAGGCAGTCACCTCAG TATGATTCCTCCTCAACAACAACAAGTACTCTGACTGGAACAACAAGCACATCCTCACTGTCCACAGGAACCAATACCCCCTCTACAACAACTTCTACGTCCTTGCCATCAGCTGCTGGTAACAGTGTATCCAAAACTAACTCCAACACCAGTAATAGTAGTT cTTCAGCTCAAACCAGTAAAGCCCCCCCAAATTTACCCCCTGGGGTTCTTCTAGGAAATCCTCAGTACATCGTTGGACAGGGAACTTTGCCTTATTTT CCCAATTTACAGGCTCTTCAACAACCTCTGTATGGATATGAAGATCTTCAATTACTTCAACAAAGACTGCCACTG CCTGGATACAACTACGACTTGTCTGGATTTGGAGTTCCAACAACGTTAGGAGGTCGAGATCAGCAATCCCTTGGAAATGTGCCATATTCAG GAACTGACAACAAGCTGACTCGAGTGGACGCCCAGTCACCGATTCCTACGACGCAGAACTCGTCTCAGTCCACGCACCAGCAACAAcaacagcagcagcagcagcactTCATCAACCTGCCCTACGGATACTACTACCCCTCAGTGCTGCCCAACGCTGCCCCAGGGTTCCAGTTCCCTGGCACACCCATGTTCCCT GTTCCTCCAGCGACCAACACTGCACATGCTGGTACATCAGCCTCGGCCCAGTATCAGAAGTATGGATCACACTATGGAAGCAAACAAG GGTATGAAGACCTGACTCAGGCCACAGATTTCTCTAAATCCAGCTATTTGAATCAGTCCCAGAATAAAGTGTCCTCTGTATCAG GCGGCACAGTGACAGCTGCAGATCTGCCAGGAACAGGATACGGCAAATCTCACACCCAG